agagTGCATAAAGACACCTGGGGGTGTTGGTAAAATGTAGATTCTTAGTCTCTATTGTAGAGGTTTAGTTTGAAAAGCATGGCCCTAAAtcatatcaaattaaaaaaaagattaatcagAATTAGAAGAAAGAGTATAGTTCACAATCCTTTATTGGCTCTAACTCTTCACActtctttatgtatatataaatgtaaatatatgtatatttatatataactacttttttcttcatgtatctCTCTCATTTgacatttctatttttccatgTATTTCTATAATCTTGGGTAATATAGTAATAATACTTAAGAgtctaattttgttttgttttcaaatgcagaaaaaaattttaaattattttatttatctatgatCATTTGTAATGGTACAGATCATTTTAGGGGCTAcaacaaaatttcagaaatgagCTTCTATCAAGGATATGGGAGGAATTCTTTTCTATATCCATAATATACTACTGAGGGAAAAAATCATAGAATAGCATGTATAAGTCAtagtctcatttaaaaaatatatctaaaatatttatgcGTACAAGCTAAAATGTCTGGAATGATCCATACAAAACTATAATTAGTAGTTTTTAATGGAGCATGGGTTTGGATGTGGTAAAAATAGATGACTTGCACTATTTAAGCTAAACACTTTTAGCTTTAAAATCTACAGGCATTACTTTTGTaataacaaaacttaaaatattcaagTCCGTGGACATGTGTTTCCATTAGGTAATGAAACATGGGAGAAGGTCCTTAACAGTAAGTGATATTACCTGCCATCTACACAGCTGAGGCACAGCTGAGCATAAAATATGGCCACCCATAGTCCCTTTAGGTAGAGGTTCTCTCGGTCAACAAAATTCTAACAGTATCTTGATTTTCAGGTGTGGGATTAGCCACCAGAAAACTGGGAAATTTGGCCAAACCAAGAGTGATCATCAGCAAAAAAGGGGATATTATAACTGTAAGAACTGAAAGTACCTTTAAAGATACAGAGATCTCCTTCAAGCTAGGCCAGGAATTTGAAGAAACCACAGCTGACAATAGAAAAACAAAGGTAAACTTAATTGTTTCTCTTCAAATTTGGTCCAATCTACTACTTTAAGAGAGAAGATTACTCCTGCTAGTATTCAAAAGGGTAGACCATTCCCTTCTGTTGAAAATGAATGTGTCTCATAAAACATCTGTTATGGAAATGATTCAATACTGAATGAACTGCTTCTTTAATCAACCAAAGTCCAAGCAAGTCAATTATGTAAACCTATCTTTGCAGAGCGTTGTAACTTTGGCAAGAGGCTCGTTGAATCAAGTACAGAAATGGGATGGCAAAGAGACAACAATAAAGAGAAAGTTGGTGGATGGAAAAATGGTAGTGGTAAGAGTAATTTTActctaaatacataaatattaccatttaaatagagaaaatggttatattattttcaaaatattctctttctttgcaATACAAATGGATAAGAATGGCTAAGAATAAAGTCAGAGTTAATGTTTGGGTGATCTTTGAACTATAAAGACTCATCTACAGGTACTTCAGGTTCAGATTCAAGAATTTAGAAATGATACAACCCAtttgttattttagaaataacaacacctaaaaatgataaaaaaaaaaaaaatgggtaaaccTCATTAGTTTAGACACACAAGGAGAAAAGCAAATCtaagttttaaaagcaaagcaCATCCCCAGTCAATTGTAGAATATTTGTAGATAGCTAAGCATTTTGTTTTCAAGAATCCATAGTAACTTGGACTAAAACATGTCAACAACTCAAGCTGAGGCCATTGGAGACCTTTTGTAGTTGGCAGATAAAAATGATGACAAATGGTATATAAGATGACctctaacaatttttttaagtctcaggTTCTGTTCTTACTAATCAACACACACATTGACTATAGATAGATTAATGTAGTTCTTTGAACATTCTTTTCTTTAGTACAGAGGAGCTTTAGCCCTAGCTCCACAGCAGATTTACATGGGGAGTAAATACCAGTATGGGGTCCCCAATACAGATCAACTGAATGCACATCTCTTGGGAGAGGAGGagccatcagtatttttaaatgttccccAGATAATGCAGATGTGCAGATagttttgaaaaccactgttttagTAGATTTAAATCTGTGCCAATTATGCATGAAAACTTGCCACCTAAAAAATATACCTCTGCTGTAACTTAGATCAGCTTTAAAACTGTTTCCCCTGTTTCAATGGTCATGATTCCAAATTCCTGGAGACTGacatactgatattttatttctttctgagtTTAATCTTATGAGATTGCTTATAATATCTGTTATTATTACAAATTTGCTGTCACTTAGTTTGAGTTTTAGATATTcaattaatctcttttttttttttaaggaatgtaagATGAAGGACGTGGTCTGCACCAGAATTTATGAGAAGGTCTGAGAAAGTTGTTTCCTCATTGAAGTGATATTTGATCATTTGATGTTGGAAATCAGCTGTTTCCATTGGCGAGGCCTGACTACACTGCACTTTGTTTGTTTTCGCTTTTGTCTTAATAGATCAGATAAGCAAAGGCCTAAACTGAGGATTAATCTAAATTTCAGtgttatttaaacattttcaatttGTATGCACGTCATTACTGTATTAAAGATTAAAGTGTGTATATTGGTCAGACCTAAAGAATGGATAATGTCATTTAATTATCTATGAAGTTCTAACttatgttgtattttaaatatttgaaatgatagTAAAAGGAAGTAATAGCATAGTAAAAGGAAGTAAATATATTGATTGGGGTagcaaactcaaatgcctacagGGACCAGGAGAGTAATGGGTTTAGAGGGTCAGAAGTGAAGCAAACTAGAAGAAGGAGATGTCTTACAATGAGGAGTTCTAGCTTCAGCTAAAAAGGGCAGCCGCTACTCCAGCCAATTTAAAAACTGAGGGTTAATTTACAGACAGTGAAATGAACAGATATTAAAGATAGAGTTGTGACAAATGCATGCACCCATATAATTCCCATCCTGATCAAGATATAGTACATTTCCCTAATCCCAGAATGTTTTCTCACACTCCTTCCCAGTCAATGTCCTGCCCTGTCCCAGCTCCAACAAAAGCAAGTAGTGATTTAGTTTCTATCACTGTAGACTAGTTTTGCTTGTTCTCAAACTTCATATAAATCGGATCATACATTATGTGTTCTTTTCTGTTTGCCTTTTTAAAGTCAGCatcatgtttttgaaattcatccatattgttgcatgcaacattaatttgttcctttttattgctgagtagtattccattgcatgaatatatcacagtttaCTTATCCCTTCTCTTAAGATAAttgagttatttccagttttcggctcctataaataaagctgttataaacattcttgtataaGGCTGTTTGTGGAAACATgagttccttttcttttgaatattaactaggcatggaattactgggtccaactgatttttgacaggCAGGAATAGGGGATCACTCTGCCCAGGTAACAAAACTATTTCAGATATATTACATGATTGAGcaaatgagaatatattttgATGTTGTTAGGGGCTAAAATTTTCCTTCTGGAAGAAGGCACATACAAATATGACAGAGGGAACGCAAGAAAGAACTGTGGGCAAATGGATTGGAATAGATGTAAATTCATatgtatagatatgtgtatacacatgcatatatttcTTAGCTCTAGCTACCTAAAGAGCTTACAAGCAAAGACATCTCAGTAGGAATGAGTACACCCAGCACTCAGATCTTGTAGTCTAATATATTCTCCACTAAAAAGAATGATggttccttagagaaatggctgattctgaTGTGAGAGCAGGGTAGGTACAACGTAAGCCTGAAATATCTTTTTATGCCAGAAATTAAGGAAGCTTTCCC
This window of the Balaenoptera musculus isolate JJ_BM4_2016_0621 chromosome 17, mBalMus1.pri.v3, whole genome shotgun sequence genome carries:
- the LOC118883475 gene encoding myelin P2 protein, which translates into the protein MSNKFLGTWKLVSSENFDDYMKALGVGLATRKLGNLAKPRVIISKKGDIITVRTESTFKDTEISFKLGQEFEETTADNRKTKSVVTLARGSLNQVQKWDGKETTIKRKLVDGKMVVECKMKDVVCTRIYEKV